A genomic stretch from Kineosporia corallincola includes:
- a CDS encoding glycosyltransferase family 4 protein has protein sequence MNDDGSGRALRIALLSYRSKPHSGGQGVYVRNLSRELVALGHRVEVFSSPPLPKLDPGVRLTHIRNLDLYREPDPFRTPHRSEFRSPVDVLEWGLMCTAAFPEPLTFSLRAWHHLRSRLADFDVVHDNQSLGYGLLGLGGELRRRGVPLVATVHHPITVDRDLELAAAAGDRGRQLSLRRWYAFCRMQGRVSRRLPWLTTVSAASRDEIVKAFGVRPQRLRVIGAGVDEEGFAPRPGARRVPGRVVTVASADVPLKGLGDLIEAVAKVAAERPVELVVVGSARPGGPAERSISRLGLEGVVRFEHGLPDEALAGLFRSAEVAVVPSRYEGFSLPAVEAMACAVPLVVTTAGALPEVTGPDGLAALHVPSGDVDALARSIGRLLDDPGLRERLGAAGRARVLERFTWRLTASRTAQWYHDAIEELNR, from the coding sequence ATGAACGATGACGGGTCGGGGCGGGCACTGCGGATCGCGCTGCTGTCGTACCGCAGCAAGCCGCACAGCGGGGGTCAGGGCGTCTACGTCCGCAACCTGTCCCGCGAGCTGGTCGCGCTCGGGCACCGGGTCGAGGTGTTCTCCTCCCCGCCGCTGCCCAAGCTCGACCCGGGGGTGCGGCTGACCCACATCCGCAACCTCGACCTGTACCGCGAGCCGGACCCGTTCCGCACGCCGCACCGCTCGGAGTTCCGCTCGCCGGTGGACGTCCTGGAGTGGGGGCTGATGTGCACGGCCGCCTTCCCCGAGCCGCTGACGTTCTCGCTGCGCGCCTGGCATCACCTGCGCTCGCGCCTGGCGGATTTCGACGTCGTGCACGACAACCAGTCCCTCGGCTACGGTCTGCTCGGGCTGGGCGGTGAGCTGCGGCGGCGGGGTGTGCCGCTGGTGGCGACCGTGCACCACCCGATCACCGTGGACCGCGACCTGGAGCTGGCGGCCGCGGCCGGAGACCGCGGGCGGCAGCTGTCGCTGCGCCGCTGGTACGCGTTCTGCCGCATGCAGGGCCGGGTCTCGCGGCGTCTGCCGTGGCTGACCACGGTCTCGGCGGCCTCGCGCGACGAGATCGTGAAGGCGTTCGGGGTGCGCCCGCAGCGCCTGCGGGTGATCGGGGCCGGGGTGGACGAGGAGGGGTTCGCACCGCGCCCCGGAGCCCGGCGGGTGCCGGGCCGGGTGGTGACCGTGGCCAGTGCCGACGTGCCGCTCAAGGGGCTGGGCGACCTGATCGAGGCGGTCGCGAAGGTGGCCGCGGAGCGCCCGGTCGAGCTGGTGGTGGTCGGCTCGGCCCGCCCGGGCGGCCCGGCCGAGCGCTCGATCAGCCGCCTCGGCCTGGAGGGCGTGGTGCGGTTCGAGCACGGGCTGCCGGACGAGGCGCTGGCCGGGCTGTTCCGCAGCGCCGAGGTGGCGGTGGTTCCCTCGCGCTACGAGGGGTTCTCGCTGCCGGCGGTGGAGGCGATGGCCTGCGCCGTCCCCCTGGTCGTCACCACGGCCGGGGCACTGCCCGAGGTGACCGGCCCGGACGGGCTGGCCGCGCTGCACGTGCCCTCCGGCGACGTGGATGCCCTGGCCCGCTCGATCGGGCGCCTGCTGGACGACCCGGGCCTGCGCGAACGGCTCGGCGCCGCCGGCCGGGCCCGGGTGCTGGAGCGGTTCACCTGGCGGCTGACCGCCAGCCGCACCGCACAGTGGTACCACGACGCCATCGAGGAGCTGAACAGGTGA
- a CDS encoding alanine racemase, with protein sequence MASDVGNNSSNDVNGERLRAKALDELADLPVAVTEKGWGSVVSRGVVTARSLRANALGLHDGDFTFPLAVLDRSALAGNITAMARWCEQHGVRLAPHGKTYMSPEIAHQQLAAGAWAITVAGIAQLQAYHAYGVRRFVVANQLADRAGVGWLARQLAVDADLRVWVNVDSVAGVEFLAAELSRAGARRPLEVLVELGHPGGRTGARSVETARAVAVAVAACPDLNLAGVSGYEGTLGHHGLPEENERVAAWAAGLARLGDDLFSAGLLAPGYVVSAGGSAFPDVVTHTLKLWAYGGDPVIVLRSGAYAVHDDGYYASVTPSGRQADGPVLRPALSVWAPVLSRPEPELALLLLGRRDAGFDEGLPVPREVRHRDGLRVPAQDMEVTALNDQHGFLRVPAGSALGPGDLVHVGISHPCTTLDKWRVIAVVDEDEQVVDLVHTFF encoded by the coding sequence GTGGCCTCAGACGTGGGCAACAACAGCAGCAACGATGTGAACGGCGAAAGACTCCGGGCCAAGGCCCTGGACGAGCTGGCCGACCTGCCGGTGGCGGTGACCGAGAAGGGCTGGGGCAGCGTGGTGAGCCGGGGCGTGGTGACGGCCCGGTCGCTGCGGGCCAACGCGCTCGGCCTGCACGACGGCGACTTCACCTTCCCCCTGGCCGTTCTCGACCGGTCGGCACTGGCGGGCAACATCACGGCGATGGCCCGGTGGTGCGAGCAGCACGGGGTGCGGCTGGCACCGCACGGCAAGACGTACATGTCGCCGGAGATCGCGCACCAGCAGCTGGCGGCCGGGGCCTGGGCGATCACCGTGGCCGGCATCGCGCAGCTACAGGCCTACCACGCCTACGGCGTGCGCCGGTTCGTGGTGGCCAACCAGCTGGCCGACCGGGCCGGCGTGGGCTGGCTGGCCCGGCAGCTGGCGGTGGACGCCGACCTGCGGGTCTGGGTGAACGTGGACTCGGTGGCCGGGGTGGAGTTCCTGGCGGCGGAGCTGTCGCGGGCGGGGGCCCGCCGGCCGCTGGAGGTGCTGGTCGAGCTGGGGCACCCGGGCGGGCGCACCGGCGCCCGCTCGGTGGAGACGGCCCGGGCGGTGGCGGTGGCGGTGGCCGCGTGCCCGGACCTGAACCTGGCCGGGGTCAGCGGCTACGAGGGCACGCTGGGGCATCACGGGCTGCCGGAGGAGAACGAGCGGGTGGCGGCCTGGGCGGCCGGGCTGGCCCGGCTCGGCGACGACCTGTTCAGCGCCGGTCTGCTGGCGCCCGGCTACGTGGTGTCGGCGGGCGGCAGCGCGTTCCCCGACGTGGTCACGCACACGCTGAAACTGTGGGCGTACGGCGGGGATCCGGTGATCGTGCTGCGCAGCGGCGCCTACGCGGTGCACGACGACGGCTACTACGCCTCGGTGACGCCGAGCGGCCGGCAGGCCGACGGGCCGGTGCTGCGCCCGGCGCTGTCGGTGTGGGCGCCGGTGCTCTCGCGCCCGGAGCCGGAGCTGGCCCTGCTGCTGCTCGGCCGCCGCGACGCCGGTTTCGACGAGGGCCTGCCGGTGCCGCGCGAGGTGCGCCACCGGGACGGGCTGCGGGTGCCGGCCCAGGACATGGAGGTGACCGCGCTCAACGACCAGCACGGCTTCCTGCGGGTGCCGGCCGGCAGCGCCCTGGGCCCGGGAGACCTGGTGCACGTGGGCATCTCCCACCCCTGCACCACGCTCGACAAGTGGCGCGTCATCGCGGTGGTCGACGAGGACGAGCAGGTGGTCGACCTGGTGCACACGTTCTTCTGA
- a CDS encoding ABC transporter substrate-binding protein: MSHWTALEQADTEGLFQLPSGRRRRVVVLLLVAALVLALGGWGIATVVRACGGLGSGVTSVGGECVGVSDSFVFDEDEYAGVMSRITAENASIGQGSAVTVAVLGSFTTDDTSAVSKAEMRRQLAGAYVAQRRHNTSGTGVRMKLVVANWGSHEQEWSRVVDGLVERVDDEDPLVAVTGMGVSVTQTRDAARRLSQAGIPMVGTITTADELTAVDGYFRVSPPNREYVSSLRSYVQRTKGLKRAVLMADQGPASNDLFTANLAEDMRTAFAREIGLTPIIQFTGTQDPQGVQPNSFAVKAVEACRDDNDLLLYAGRSNDLAQLLNILVERCGHRKLTVMTGGSDDLGRFRDLSADLAAANITLVYASGADAVGWLAGQDTPAAFGDFHKYFADAGLGDDTELDDGAVMSAHDSVRVVSTALELALEEGVTPGENTRHDVMQAMSSLNGDFEVQGATGDFSFQVRPPATGDPVGKPVPVVSIPQARQQGPTYRTEPGLIRR; the protein is encoded by the coding sequence ATGAGCCACTGGACCGCGCTGGAGCAGGCGGACACCGAGGGACTGTTCCAGCTGCCCTCGGGACGCCGCCGTCGTGTCGTCGTCCTGCTGCTGGTGGCCGCGCTGGTGCTGGCCCTGGGCGGCTGGGGGATCGCCACGGTGGTGCGCGCCTGCGGCGGCCTGGGGTCGGGGGTGACCTCGGTGGGTGGCGAGTGCGTCGGTGTCAGTGACAGTTTCGTGTTCGACGAGGACGAGTACGCCGGGGTGATGTCGCGGATCACGGCGGAGAACGCCTCGATCGGGCAGGGTTCGGCGGTCACCGTGGCCGTGCTCGGGTCGTTCACCACCGACGACACCAGCGCGGTGTCGAAGGCGGAGATGCGCCGCCAGCTGGCCGGGGCCTACGTGGCGCAGCGCCGGCACAACACCAGTGGCACCGGCGTGCGGATGAAGCTGGTGGTGGCGAACTGGGGCAGCCACGAGCAGGAGTGGTCGCGGGTGGTGGACGGTCTGGTGGAACGGGTGGACGACGAAGACCCGCTGGTGGCGGTCACCGGCATGGGCGTGAGCGTCACCCAGACCCGGGACGCCGCCCGGCGGCTGTCGCAGGCCGGCATCCCGATGGTCGGCACGATCACCACCGCCGACGAGCTCACCGCCGTCGACGGGTACTTCCGGGTGTCGCCGCCCAACCGCGAGTACGTCTCCAGCCTGCGCAGTTACGTGCAGCGCACGAAGGGACTGAAGCGGGCGGTGCTGATGGCCGACCAGGGACCGGCGTCCAACGACCTGTTCACCGCCAACCTGGCCGAGGACATGAGGACGGCGTTCGCCCGGGAGATCGGCCTGACCCCGATCATCCAGTTCACCGGCACCCAGGACCCGCAGGGTGTGCAGCCCAACTCCTTCGCCGTGAAGGCCGTGGAGGCCTGCCGCGACGACAACGACCTGCTGCTGTACGCCGGCCGCTCGAACGACCTGGCCCAGCTCCTGAACATCCTGGTCGAGCGCTGCGGCCACCGGAAGCTGACGGTGATGACCGGCGGCTCGGACGACCTCGGCCGCTTCCGCGACCTGTCCGCCGACCTGGCCGCCGCCAACATCACCCTGGTCTACGCCAGCGGTGCGGACGCCGTGGGCTGGCTCGCCGGGCAGGACACGCCGGCCGCGTTCGGCGACTTCCACAAGTATTTCGCCGACGCCGGTCTCGGCGACGACACCGAGCTCGACGACGGCGCGGTGATGTCGGCCCACGACTCCGTGCGGGTGGTCTCCACCGCGCTCGAGCTGGCTCTGGAAGAGGGGGTGACCCCGGGCGAGAACACCCGCCACGACGTCATGCAGGCGATGAGCAGCCTGAACGGCGACTTCGAGGTGCAGGGCGCCACCGGCGACTTCAGTTTCCAGGTGCGGCCCCCGGCCACGGGCGACCCGGTGGGCAAACCGGTGCCGGTGGTGAGTATCCCGCAGGCCCGGCAGCAGGGGCCCACCTACCGCACCGAGCCCGGGCTCATCCGGCGGTGA
- a CDS encoding class I SAM-dependent methyltransferase: MLTLDYDRLDVRAGTQLLDLGCGEGRHTFEAYRRGAHVVSLDLSHADLATTRTWTGAMDLAGEPPAGTRTAPVVGDLRALPLPDASFDRVIASEVLEHIVDDASAVAEIARVLKPGGLAAITVPRWLPERICWALSDTYHANEGGHVRIYRASELAGLCRDAGLEHTGTGHAHALHSVYWWLKCFFGMEDTPIVRAWHRLLVWDIVKKPRATRLAERALNPLIGKSVVLYLRKPA, from the coding sequence GTGCTGACGCTGGATTACGACCGTCTCGACGTGCGGGCCGGCACACAGCTGCTCGACCTCGGCTGCGGGGAGGGCCGGCACACGTTCGAGGCCTACCGGCGGGGCGCGCACGTGGTCTCGCTCGACCTGAGCCACGCCGACCTGGCCACCACCCGCACCTGGACCGGGGCGATGGACCTGGCGGGCGAGCCGCCGGCCGGCACCCGGACCGCGCCGGTGGTGGGTGATCTGCGGGCACTGCCGCTGCCCGACGCGTCGTTCGACCGGGTGATCGCCTCCGAGGTGCTGGAACACATTGTGGACGACGCGAGCGCGGTGGCCGAGATCGCCCGCGTGCTGAAACCCGGCGGCCTGGCGGCGATCACCGTGCCGCGCTGGCTGCCGGAGCGGATCTGCTGGGCCCTGTCCGACACCTACCACGCCAACGAGGGCGGGCACGTGCGCATCTACCGGGCCTCGGAGCTGGCCGGGCTGTGCCGCGACGCCGGGCTGGAGCACACCGGCACCGGCCACGCACACGCCCTGCACAGCGTGTACTGGTGGCTGAAGTGCTTCTTCGGGATGGAGGACACCCCGATCGTGCGGGCCTGGCACCGCCTGCTGGTGTGGGACATCGTGAAGAAGCCCCGGGCCACCCGGCTGGCCGAGCGGGCGCTGAACCCGCTGATCGGCAAGAGCGTGGTGCTGTACCTGCGTAAACCCGCGTGA
- a CDS encoding class I SAM-dependent methyltransferase — protein MPPDEGTALYRAALAATSPEQGVPGPLLEVGSWMGKSALYLAAAAVRNGRQVVTVDHHRGSEEHQPGWEYHDPSLVDEATGRIDTLPAFRRTIAGAGAEDVVVAVVAAGQTLAAIWGTPLAFLFVDGSHTDESAQRDLRCWAPHLAVGGTLAVHDVFPDPADGGQAPYRMYRAALDTGDYEELPGTNSLRLLRRVRPGT, from the coding sequence ATGCCGCCCGACGAGGGCACGGCCCTGTACCGGGCGGCGCTGGCCGCCACCTCCCCGGAGCAGGGAGTGCCCGGCCCGCTGCTGGAGGTCGGCAGCTGGATGGGCAAGTCCGCGCTCTACCTGGCCGCGGCGGCCGTGCGCAACGGCCGGCAGGTGGTCACGGTCGACCACCACCGCGGCTCGGAGGAGCACCAGCCCGGCTGGGAGTACCACGACCCGTCCCTGGTGGACGAGGCCACCGGCCGGATCGACACGCTGCCCGCGTTCCGCCGCACGATCGCCGGGGCCGGGGCGGAGGACGTGGTGGTCGCGGTGGTCGCCGCCGGCCAGACCCTGGCCGCGATCTGGGGCACGCCGCTGGCGTTCCTGTTCGTCGACGGCAGCCACACCGACGAGTCCGCGCAGCGTGACCTGCGGTGCTGGGCGCCGCACCTGGCCGTCGGCGGCACCCTGGCCGTCCACGACGTGTTCCCCGACCCGGCCGACGGCGGCCAGGCCCCGTACCGGATGTACCGCGCGGCCCTGGACACCGGCGACTACGAGGAGCTGCCCGGCACGAACTCGCTGCGGCTGCTGCGCCGGGTGCGCCCCGGCACCTGA
- a CDS encoding NAD(P)/FAD-dependent oxidoreductase, which produces MSVAVIGAGVVGLATTAALLERGADVVCYEQGAAVMGERSAGDSRIFRYAHRAPELVIAAGHSRRLFTGWERRAGRQLVEPAGTVISGPTEQDVLPWARAMASAGAPFTVSFEDDDRPRLPAARLPEHFLADPAGGVIRVDRVREFLSRICAPAVRTAAVSGLEETSDGVLVRTRDGDCGGRFETVVLAAGAGTSALAAQVGLDAPAALTHHARFTFPLREQAPAGPPAWITRTAGGLSTYQHSSTPGHWAVGLELGASATRWEVGRTAALEAARAATLDYVRAELEHVEPRIVDEIYCTPYADLDDGIHYLRRDRTIAVYGENLFKFAPLIGEQLAGAVLDGVVPSSID; this is translated from the coding sequence ATGTCAGTTGCTGTGATCGGTGCCGGAGTCGTCGGGCTGGCCACCACGGCCGCGCTGCTGGAACGCGGGGCCGACGTGGTCTGCTACGAGCAGGGTGCGGCGGTGATGGGCGAGCGCTCGGCCGGGGACTCGCGGATCTTCCGCTACGCCCACCGGGCGCCCGAGCTGGTCATCGCCGCCGGGCACTCCCGCCGGCTGTTCACCGGGTGGGAGAGGCGGGCCGGGCGGCAGCTCGTGGAGCCGGCCGGCACCGTGATCAGCGGTCCCACCGAGCAGGACGTGCTGCCCTGGGCGCGGGCCATGGCCTCCGCGGGGGCGCCGTTCACCGTTTCGTTCGAGGACGACGACAGGCCCCGGCTGCCCGCGGCCCGGCTCCCGGAACACTTCCTGGCCGACCCGGCCGGCGGGGTGATCCGCGTGGACCGGGTCCGGGAGTTCCTGTCCAGGATCTGCGCGCCGGCCGTGCGCACCGCGGCGGTGAGCGGCCTGGAGGAGACGTCGGACGGCGTGCTGGTGCGTACCCGCGACGGTGACTGCGGCGGGCGTTTCGAGACCGTGGTCCTGGCCGCCGGGGCGGGCACCTCGGCGCTGGCCGCGCAGGTGGGCCTGGACGCCCCGGCCGCGCTGACCCATCACGCCCGGTTCACGTTCCCGCTGCGGGAGCAAGCACCCGCCGGGCCGCCCGCCTGGATCACCCGCACCGCCGGCGGCCTGTCCACCTACCAGCACTCCAGTACGCCCGGGCACTGGGCCGTCGGCCTGGAGCTGGGCGCCTCGGCCACCCGCTGGGAGGTCGGCCGGACGGCCGCGCTGGAGGCGGCCCGGGCCGCGACCCTCGACTACGTGCGCGCCGAGCTGGAGCACGTGGAACCGCGGATCGTCGACGAGATCTACTGCACGCCGTACGCGGACCTCGACGACGGCATCCACTACCTGCGCCGGGACCGCACGATCGCGGTGTACGGCGAAAACCTGTTCAAGTTCGCGCCACTGATCGGGGAGCAGCTGGCCGGGGCGGTGCTGGACGGGGTGGTTCCGTCGTCCATCGACTGA
- the pepN gene encoding aminopeptidase N, with protein sequence MAGNLTRDEAAQRSRLLTVHSYTVELDLTTGADTFRSTTVVRFDCTQPGASTFAEIAEATCHEIDLNGTPLAADPHGRIPLPGLAAHNTLRVVADVAYSTTGQGLHRFTDPVDDRVYLHSQFATADAQRMFACFDQPDLKSRYEFTVTAPADWEVVSNSSPVTVETADGARRWQFAPTPVLSTYLTAVVAGPYHVVADEYRGTVDGEEVVIPMRALCRQSLAPHFDAEEILDVTRRGLDFFQAAFGMAYPFGKYDQAFVPEFNLGAMENPGCVTFTETYVFRSRVTDAEHERRASTVLHEMSHMWFGDLVTMSWWDDLWLNESFATYAAALAQSSATRWADAWATFADAAKARACRQDQLSTTHPIAADIVDIRSMEVNFDAITYQKGASVLKQLVATIGTDTFLAALRRYFVRHAWGVATLADLLAALTEQTGRDMTDWSAQWLETTGPNTLRAEFTLDESGAFSSFAVVQGADPQHPTLRSHRIAIGLYDEKAGELVRRHRVELDVAGPRTEVPELLGQARGDLVLVNDDDLTYAKVRLDEASLHTVLTGIGRIGDPLAQAVCWGIAWDMLRDGELPPARYAQLVLAGVNTVASAAIRRNLLDQAVAATRHYLPAGRREAGLTALAAGLLDLAGTAAPGSHEQLAYVRAFASGAASPEQLAVLEGLLSGTANLPGLVVDTDLRWSLLRRLVTTGRGTQQQIDAELRRDPTDKGRSQAAACAAAIPTPEAKTAAWHAFVAGEQPLGTLGSALAGFHAPEHAQLTEGWAQAYFDVLTNVADTWPSERTQTFAKGAYPPAQARADLPALTEQYLAEAQPPAWLARLVREGRDEVVRARHILAG encoded by the coding sequence ATGGCTGGGAACCTGACCCGAGACGAGGCCGCGCAGCGCAGCCGGTTGCTCACCGTCCATTCGTACACCGTCGAGCTCGACCTGACCACGGGCGCGGACACGTTCCGCTCCACCACCGTGGTCCGGTTCGACTGCACCCAGCCCGGGGCGTCCACGTTCGCCGAGATCGCCGAGGCCACCTGCCACGAGATCGACCTGAACGGCACCCCGCTGGCCGCCGACCCGCACGGGCGCATCCCGCTGCCCGGCCTGGCGGCGCACAACACCCTGCGCGTGGTCGCCGACGTCGCCTACTCCACCACCGGCCAGGGCCTGCACCGCTTCACCGACCCGGTCGACGACCGGGTGTACCTGCACAGCCAGTTCGCCACGGCCGACGCGCAGCGCATGTTCGCCTGCTTCGACCAGCCCGACCTGAAGTCGCGCTACGAGTTCACCGTCACCGCCCCCGCCGACTGGGAGGTGGTCTCCAACAGCAGCCCCGTCACGGTCGAGACGGCCGACGGGGCACGGCGCTGGCAGTTCGCCCCCACCCCGGTGCTGTCCACCTACCTCACCGCCGTGGTCGCCGGCCCCTACCACGTGGTGGCGGACGAGTACCGCGGCACGGTCGACGGCGAGGAGGTGGTCATCCCAATGCGCGCCCTGTGCCGGCAGTCGCTGGCCCCGCACTTCGACGCCGAGGAGATTCTCGACGTCACCCGCCGCGGCCTCGACTTCTTCCAGGCCGCGTTCGGCATGGCCTACCCGTTCGGCAAGTACGACCAGGCGTTCGTGCCCGAGTTCAACCTCGGCGCCATGGAGAACCCCGGCTGCGTCACCTTCACCGAGACCTACGTGTTCCGCTCGCGGGTCACCGACGCCGAGCACGAGCGCCGGGCCTCCACCGTCCTGCACGAGATGTCGCACATGTGGTTCGGCGACCTGGTCACCATGAGCTGGTGGGACGACCTGTGGCTGAACGAGTCGTTCGCCACCTACGCCGCCGCCCTGGCCCAGAGCAGCGCCACCCGCTGGGCCGACGCCTGGGCCACCTTCGCCGACGCGGCCAAGGCCCGCGCCTGCCGCCAGGACCAGCTCTCCACCACGCACCCGATCGCCGCCGACATCGTCGACATCCGCTCGATGGAGGTGAACTTCGACGCGATCACCTACCAGAAGGGCGCGTCGGTGCTGAAGCAGCTGGTCGCCACGATCGGCACCGACACCTTCCTGGCCGCGCTGCGCCGCTACTTCGTGCGGCACGCCTGGGGCGTCGCCACCCTGGCCGACCTGCTCGCCGCCCTCACCGAGCAGACCGGCCGCGACATGACGGACTGGTCGGCGCAGTGGCTGGAGACCACCGGCCCGAACACCCTGCGGGCCGAGTTCACCCTCGACGAGTCCGGCGCGTTCAGCAGTTTCGCCGTCGTGCAGGGCGCCGACCCGCAGCACCCCACGCTGCGCTCGCACCGGATCGCCATCGGCCTGTACGACGAGAAGGCCGGTGAACTGGTGCGCCGGCACCGCGTCGAACTCGACGTGGCCGGGCCCCGCACCGAGGTGCCCGAGCTGCTCGGCCAGGCCCGCGGCGACCTGGTGCTGGTGAACGACGACGACCTGACCTACGCCAAGGTCCGGCTCGACGAGGCCTCGCTGCACACCGTGCTCACCGGCATCGGCCGCATCGGCGACCCGCTGGCCCAGGCCGTGTGCTGGGGCATCGCCTGGGACATGCTGCGCGACGGCGAGCTGCCCCCGGCCCGCTACGCCCAGCTGGTGCTGGCCGGCGTGAACACGGTGGCCAGCGCGGCCATCCGGCGCAACCTGCTCGACCAGGCGGTCGCGGCCACCCGGCACTACCTGCCCGCCGGCCGGCGCGAGGCCGGGCTCACCGCCCTGGCCGCCGGGCTGCTCGACCTGGCCGGCACGGCCGCGCCCGGCTCACACGAACAGCTCGCCTACGTGCGGGCGTTCGCCTCCGGCGCCGCCTCGCCCGAGCAGCTGGCGGTGCTCGAGGGACTGCTGTCCGGCACGGCCAACCTGCCCGGGCTGGTCGTCGACACCGACCTGCGCTGGAGCCTGCTGCGTCGGCTGGTCACCACCGGCCGCGGCACCCAGCAGCAGATCGACGCCGAGCTGCGCCGCGACCCCACCGACAAGGGCCGCTCACAGGCCGCCGCCTGCGCCGCGGCGATTCCCACGCCCGAGGCGAAAACCGCTGCCTGGCATGCCTTCGTCGCCGGTGAACAGCCGCTCGGCACGCTCGGCTCGGCGCTCGCGGGCTTCCACGCCCCCGAGCACGCACAGCTCACCGAGGGCTGGGCGCAGGCCTACTTCGACGTGCTCACCAACGTGGCCGACACCTGGCCGAGCGAGCGCACCCAGACCTTCGCCAAGGGCGCCTACCCGCCCGCGCAGGCCCGGGCCGACCTGCCCGCGCTGACCGAGCAGTACCTGGCCGAGGCTCAGCCCCCGGCCTGGCTGGCGCGGCTGGTGCGTGAGGGGCGCGACGAGGTGGTGCGGGCGCGGCACATTCTGGCCGGGTGA
- a CDS encoding amidohydrolase family protein: MKHIPQPAGEEAIIDAHQHVWDLDRAPYPWLGPATPLWNRTFTLAELLPHLERHGIARTVLVQSADNAQDTDHMLAVADEYPQVLAGIVVHVPLGRPREAHERLTRLRHDRRVVGRSGPCLPSGP; this comes from the coding sequence GTGAAGCACATCCCGCAGCCGGCCGGCGAAGAGGCGATCATCGACGCCCACCAGCACGTGTGGGACCTGGACCGGGCGCCGTACCCGTGGCTGGGCCCGGCCACGCCGCTGTGGAACCGGACCTTCACCCTGGCCGAGCTGCTGCCGCACCTGGAACGCCACGGCATCGCCCGCACCGTGCTGGTGCAGTCGGCCGACAACGCCCAGGACACCGATCACATGCTGGCCGTCGCCGACGAGTACCCGCAGGTGCTGGCCGGGATCGTGGTGCACGTGCCGCTGGGGCGTCCGCGGGAGGCGCACGAGCGGCTGACGCGCCTGCGGCACGACCGGCGGGTGGTCGGCAGATCCGGCCCCTGTCTGCCCTCAGGGCCGTGA